The Diaphorobacter ruginosibacter genome contains a region encoding:
- the smc gene encoding chromosome segregation protein SMC: MRLNSIKLAGFKSFAEPTNFMLPGQLVGVVGPNGCGKSNIMDAVRWVLGESKASELRGESMQDVIFNGTTHRKPASRSSVELIFDNADHRAGGQWNQFTEIAVKRVLTRDGTSSYFINNQPVRRRDVQDVFLGTGLGPRAYAIIGQGTISRIIESRPEELRLFLEEAAGVSKYKERRRETENRLSDTRENLTRVEDILRELNANLDKLEKQAEVAARYNALQGDVTLKQHQLWFLKRADAEADQAKVRTEGLQAVNDLEARMADLRAVEADLETIRQAHYAAGDQVNQAQGRLYEATAEVGKLEAEIRYVVEGRQRVENRLAQLSEQIAQWNGRKEEAEIELENISGAGMDAEEKAELLAAQVEEQAMQMPDLEEVLRQSQQRASEQRGSVVQIQQQIQVLAAEQRGFGEQSRQLESRQERLRTDRNALAAPDEARLANLQAQLAEANETAEMSEARHFELQESVPLLDDDRRQRQQAVNTESARQADLSARLDALKALQEKVKTDGKLQPWLAKHGLDGMQGLWSRIHVEKGWESALEAALRERMNALEIGRLDMVRGFLGHGGGDAPPARLAFYSKPSAGTAAAGGSGQANLSDLLRVTDAGLYAVLVDWLSGCFTAPSLDEALNRRSQLKAGETIYVASGHAVTANSVSFYAQDSEQSGMLARAQEIEHLEKELRAQVLISEESRTALVRAEAAYADASQRLVTARREASEAQSRAHELQVETLRLTQMAEQTRARSEQIGADLAEVEAQLNDLQERRVSAEARFEELDMQLADSQERHAQLDERVIEAERKLNECREQQRSLERQAQEAVFSRRTMEARKAELSRTIETAAAQAKSLAEEDVRARDEMGRLSAAAAQGGLQTALDEKMEREKSLAAQRSQYDDLTAKLRASDERRVGLERAMDPLRARITDFQLKEQAARLGLEQYTTLLDDAEADLAAIAQSITEGNVRIGGLQGEIDRLHREITALGAVNLAALDELNLARERKTFLDAQTEDLTLAMNTLEDAIRKIDAETRTLLSGTFDTVNDHFGRMFPELFGGGQAKLVMTGDEILDAGVQVIAQPPGKKNQTIHLLSGGEKALTAIALVFAIFQLNPAPFCLLDEVDAPLDDANTERYAKLVASMSKGTQFLFISHNKIAMEMAEQLIGVTMQEQGVSRIVAVDMESALSMAEA; encoded by the coding sequence GTGCGTCTCAACTCCATCAAACTCGCCGGCTTCAAGTCGTTCGCCGAACCCACCAACTTCATGCTTCCAGGTCAACTCGTTGGCGTGGTGGGTCCGAACGGCTGCGGTAAATCCAACATCATGGACGCCGTGCGCTGGGTGCTCGGCGAATCGAAGGCGAGCGAGTTGCGCGGCGAATCGATGCAGGACGTGATTTTCAACGGCACGACGCACCGCAAGCCAGCCAGCCGCTCGAGCGTGGAGTTGATTTTCGACAATGCCGACCACCGCGCCGGCGGCCAGTGGAACCAGTTCACCGAAATCGCCGTCAAGCGCGTGCTCACGCGGGACGGCACCAGCAGCTATTTCATCAACAACCAGCCCGTGCGCCGCCGTGACGTGCAGGACGTGTTCCTTGGCACGGGCCTGGGGCCACGCGCGTACGCCATCATCGGGCAGGGCACGATCAGCCGGATCATCGAGTCGCGCCCCGAGGAATTGCGGCTGTTCCTGGAGGAAGCGGCAGGCGTGTCCAAGTACAAGGAACGCCGCCGCGAGACCGAGAACCGGCTCTCGGATACGCGCGAGAACCTCACGCGCGTGGAAGACATCCTGCGCGAGCTGAACGCCAATCTCGACAAGCTCGAAAAGCAGGCCGAGGTGGCTGCCAGGTACAACGCGCTGCAGGGCGACGTGACGCTCAAGCAACACCAACTGTGGTTCCTGAAGCGTGCGGATGCCGAGGCCGACCAGGCCAAGGTCCGTACGGAAGGCCTGCAGGCGGTCAACGACCTCGAGGCACGCATGGCCGACCTGCGTGCCGTGGAGGCCGATCTCGAGACCATCCGTCAGGCCCACTATGCCGCAGGCGACCAGGTCAACCAGGCCCAGGGCCGCCTCTATGAGGCCACGGCCGAGGTTGGCAAGCTCGAGGCCGAGATCCGCTACGTGGTCGAAGGCCGCCAGCGCGTGGAGAACCGCCTGGCACAGCTGTCCGAGCAGATCGCTCAATGGAACGGGCGCAAGGAAGAGGCCGAGATCGAGCTCGAAAACATCTCCGGCGCGGGCATGGATGCCGAGGAGAAGGCCGAACTGCTTGCCGCGCAGGTCGAGGAGCAGGCCATGCAGATGCCCGACCTCGAGGAGGTGCTGCGCCAGAGCCAGCAACGCGCTAGCGAGCAACGCGGCTCGGTTGTGCAGATCCAGCAGCAGATCCAGGTTCTGGCCGCCGAGCAGCGCGGTTTCGGGGAACAGAGCCGCCAGCTTGAATCGCGGCAGGAACGCCTGCGCACCGACCGCAACGCCCTCGCGGCACCCGACGAGGCACGCCTTGCCAACCTGCAGGCGCAGCTCGCGGAAGCCAATGAAACCGCCGAGATGAGCGAGGCACGGCACTTCGAACTGCAGGAAAGCGTTCCGCTGCTCGATGATGATCGTCGCCAGCGCCAGCAGGCCGTCAATACTGAAAGCGCGCGCCAGGCAGACCTGTCTGCGCGCCTCGATGCGCTCAAGGCACTGCAGGAAAAGGTCAAGACCGACGGCAAGCTGCAGCCCTGGCTCGCCAAGCATGGCCTGGACGGCATGCAGGGCCTGTGGAGCCGCATCCACGTCGAAAAGGGGTGGGAGAGCGCGCTCGAGGCTGCCTTGCGCGAGCGCATGAACGCCCTGGAGATCGGCCGCCTCGACATGGTTCGCGGCTTTCTCGGGCACGGCGGTGGCGATGCGCCACCCGCCCGCCTGGCGTTCTACAGCAAGCCCTCGGCGGGCACGGCCGCAGCCGGCGGCAGTGGACAGGCGAATCTCTCCGACCTGCTGCGCGTGACCGATGCGGGCCTCTATGCCGTGCTGGTGGATTGGCTGAGCGGCTGCTTCACCGCCCCGTCGCTTGACGAGGCGCTGAACCGCCGTTCACAGCTCAAGGCGGGCGAGACCATCTATGTGGCCAGCGGCCATGCGGTCACGGCGAACAGCGTAAGCTTCTATGCGCAGGACTCGGAGCAATCCGGCATGCTTGCGCGCGCTCAGGAAATCGAACACCTCGAGAAGGAGCTGCGTGCGCAGGTCCTGATCAGCGAGGAGTCGCGCACGGCTCTGGTGCGTGCCGAGGCGGCCTATGCGGATGCGTCGCAGCGCCTGGTGACGGCGCGCCGCGAGGCCAGCGAGGCGCAGAGCCGGGCCCATGAACTGCAGGTCGAGACCCTGCGCCTCACGCAGATGGCCGAGCAGACGCGGGCGCGCAGCGAGCAGATCGGTGCCGACCTGGCCGAGGTGGAGGCGCAGCTCAATGATCTCCAGGAACGCCGCGTCTCCGCGGAAGCGCGTTTCGAAGAGCTCGACATGCAGCTGGCCGACAGCCAGGAGCGCCATGCGCAGCTGGACGAGCGGGTGATCGAAGCCGAGCGAAAACTCAACGAATGCCGCGAGCAGCAGCGTTCTCTCGAGCGACAGGCGCAGGAAGCCGTGTTCTCGCGGCGCACCATGGAGGCCCGCAAGGCCGAGCTGTCGCGCACCATCGAGACCGCCGCGGCGCAGGCCAAGTCGCTTGCCGAGGAAGACGTCCGGGCTCGCGACGAGATGGGGCGCCTTTCGGCGGCGGCCGCGCAGGGCGGATTGCAGACCGCCCTCGACGAGAAGATGGAGCGCGAGAAGTCGCTTGCTGCCCAGCGCAGCCAGTACGACGACCTGACCGCCAAGCTGCGCGCGAGCGACGAACGCCGCGTGGGCCTGGAGCGCGCGATGGATCCGCTGCGCGCGCGCATCACCGACTTTCAGCTCAAGGAGCAGGCCGCGCGCCTGGGCCTCGAGCAGTACACCACCTTGCTGGACGATGCCGAGGCCGACCTGGCCGCGATTGCGCAGTCCATCACGGAGGGCAATGTGCGGATCGGCGGGCTGCAGGGCGAGATCGATCGCCTGCACCGGGAGATCACGGCGCTTGGCGCGGTGAATCTGGCGGCGCTCGACGAGTTGAACCTCGCGCGCGAGCGCAAGACCTTCCTCGATGCGCAGACCGAGGACCTGACGCTGGCGATGAACACGCTGGAGGACGCAATCCGCAAGATCGATGCCGAGACACGCACCTTGCTCTCGGGGACTTTCGACACGGTCAACGACCATTTCGGCCGCATGTTCCCCGAGCTGTTCGGTGGTGGCCAGGCCAAGCTGGTGATGACCGGTGACGAGATCCTGGACGCCGGCGTGCAGGTGATCGCGCAGCCACCCGGCAAGAAAAACCAGACCATCCACCTGCTCTCGGGCGGCGAGAAGGCGCTCACGGCCATTGCGCTCGTGTTTGCGATCTTCCAGCTCAATCCGGCGCCGTTCTGCCTGCTCGATGAGGTGGACGCGCCGCTGGACGATGCCAATACCGAACGCTATGCCAAACTGGTGGCAAGCATGTCCAAGGGAACGCAGTTCCTCTTCATCAGTCACAACAAGATCGCCATGGAAATGGCCGAGCAATTGATCGGCGTGACCATGCAGGAACAGGGTGTGTCGCGCATCGTGGCCGTGGACATGGAGTCCGCGCTTTCGATGGCCGAGGCATGA
- a CDS encoding cell division protein FtsZ produces the protein MSTFQIALIIAGGLVLAVVVGYNAWSTHRNAPKRARPAEPEAASSDASAARLEPGFEGVGANGLGPEHGIEPSFDGHSVDLKDVLQMPVPQAERRGGLDPLLDAMAPIVADQLVSGDAALAALPPTRRAGSKPFAIEGLNEATHQWEGPVAGQRYRQFQAGVQLANRLGPLNEIEFSEFVMKAQGFVDNIGAAVDFPDMLHEVARARELDQFASEHDAQLSFMLRARHAAWSPGYVQQNAATVGFTQGAMPGRLVLPAAEAGLPPILTLSYDTQAALSDDPEQSAIRDLLLSLDVAQVHRSEQPFTRLREVAAQLCKTMDGVLCDQNGSPLPAMTMDPITADLETLYDKLDSRELSAGSALARRLFS, from the coding sequence ATGAGCACTTTTCAGATTGCACTCATCATTGCCGGCGGACTCGTGCTGGCGGTTGTCGTCGGCTACAACGCCTGGTCCACGCACCGCAATGCGCCCAAGCGTGCCCGGCCTGCCGAGCCCGAGGCGGCCTCATCGGATGCGTCGGCTGCCCGTCTCGAGCCCGGTTTCGAAGGCGTGGGTGCCAACGGACTCGGCCCGGAACATGGCATCGAGCCCAGCTTCGACGGCCATTCGGTCGACCTGAAGGACGTGCTGCAGATGCCGGTGCCGCAGGCGGAGCGGCGTGGCGGCCTTGACCCGCTGCTGGACGCCATGGCGCCCATCGTCGCCGACCAGCTGGTGTCGGGCGATGCCGCCCTGGCGGCGTTGCCTCCCACCCGCCGCGCGGGCAGCAAGCCTTTTGCGATTGAAGGCCTCAACGAGGCTACCCATCAATGGGAAGGGCCCGTGGCGGGCCAGCGCTACCGGCAGTTCCAGGCGGGTGTGCAACTGGCCAATCGCCTGGGGCCGCTCAACGAGATCGAGTTTTCCGAGTTCGTGATGAAGGCGCAGGGCTTTGTCGACAACATCGGCGCCGCGGTGGACTTCCCCGACATGCTGCACGAGGTGGCGCGTGCCCGCGAGCTTGACCAGTTCGCGAGCGAGCATGATGCGCAGCTCAGCTTCATGCTGCGTGCGCGCCACGCCGCCTGGAGCCCGGGCTATGTGCAGCAGAATGCCGCCACGGTCGGCTTCACGCAGGGCGCCATGCCCGGCCGCCTCGTGCTGCCGGCGGCCGAGGCGGGCCTGCCGCCGATCCTCACGCTGTCCTATGACACCCAGGCGGCGCTGTCGGACGACCCGGAGCAGTCGGCGATCCGCGACCTGCTGCTGAGCCTGGACGTCGCGCAGGTGCACCGCAGCGAGCAGCCTTTCACGCGCCTGCGCGAGGTTGCTGCCCAGTTGTGCAAGACCATGGACGGCGTGCTGTGCGACCAGAATGGCTCGCCACTGCCCGCCATGACGATGGATCCGATCACCGCGGATCTGGAGACGCTCTACGACAAGCTGGATAGCCGCGAGCTGTCGGCAGGCTCGGCGCTTGCCCGCCGCCTCTTCAGCTGA
- a CDS encoding YnfA family protein, giving the protein MTTVALFFVTALAEIIGCYLPWLWLKKGGSAWLLVPAAFSLALFAWLLTLHPDASGRIYAAYGGVYVCTALVWLWAVDGIRPGMWDVVGGAITLAGMAVIAFGPRAS; this is encoded by the coding sequence ATGACCACAGTTGCTCTGTTTTTCGTCACCGCGCTTGCGGAAATCATTGGTTGCTACCTGCCATGGCTCTGGCTCAAGAAGGGCGGATCGGCCTGGCTGCTGGTGCCGGCCGCCTTCAGCCTCGCCTTGTTCGCATGGCTGCTCACATTGCATCCCGACGCCTCGGGCCGCATCTACGCGGCCTACGGCGGGGTCTATGTGTGCACGGCGCTGGTCTGGCTGTGGGCGGTGGACGGCATCCGCCCCGGCATGTGGGACGTCGTGGGCGGCGCGATCACGCTGGCCGGCATGGCGGTGATCGCCTTTGGGCCCCGCGCATCCTGA
- the ligA gene encoding NAD-dependent DNA ligase LigA, which produces MAESFDLFSSPPQDVPSKVVAKVNALRDQLNAWAHEYYVLDAPTVPDGEYDRVYQQLEALEAAYPQIVTPDSPTQRVIGAVLDGLTPVRHAVPMLSIQTETDNEASGAMAFDARVRRELELPESAPAVEYVAEPKFDGLAMNLRYENRVLVQAATRGDGEVGEDVTHNIRTIRQIPLTLPEGRGVPPILEVRGEVYMRRADLEKLNERQAAAGGKLFANPRNAAAGAVRQLDSNIAAQRPLSFFAYGLGEISPASEGGPDFKTHYDMLRTLKDWGFPVAPQVCVASGADALVAFHRRMGEERATLPYEIDGVVYKVNSLALQRQLGFKSREPRWAVAHKYPAQEMPTHLDGIDVQVGRTGKLTPVARLAPVQVGGVVVTNATLHNIFEIRKKGVRVGDTVIVRRAGDVIPEVVGRIPGERAHYVPNFRMPAQCPICGSAVVREQGEANHRCTGGLFCAAQRKEAILHFAARRAMDIEGLGDKLVDQLVEGQVVRVLPDLYRLGLVALASLDRMAEKSAQNVLDGLEKSKRTTLPRFLFGLGIRHVGEATAKDLAKHFGKLDAIMDASVEALLQVNDVGPVVAESIHTFFAQPHNREVVEQLRACGVSWEEGEPRQAASLPLAGMTVVLTGTLPTMGRDQAKDLLEAAGAKVSGSVSKKTSYVVAGAEAGSKLEKAQELGVPVLDEAGMLELLSRPASQP; this is translated from the coding sequence ATGGCCGAAAGTTTTGACCTTTTCTCTTCTCCGCCGCAGGACGTGCCTTCCAAGGTCGTTGCCAAGGTGAACGCGCTGCGTGACCAGCTCAATGCCTGGGCGCACGAATACTATGTGCTCGATGCGCCAACGGTGCCTGATGGCGAGTATGACCGTGTCTACCAGCAGCTCGAAGCGCTGGAGGCGGCCTATCCCCAGATCGTCACGCCCGACTCGCCGACGCAGCGGGTGATCGGCGCGGTGCTCGATGGCCTGACGCCGGTGCGCCATGCCGTGCCGATGCTCAGCATACAGACCGAGACGGACAACGAGGCCAGCGGTGCCATGGCCTTCGATGCGCGCGTGCGCAGGGAGCTTGAACTGCCCGAGTCCGCGCCAGCGGTCGAATATGTGGCCGAGCCCAAGTTCGACGGCCTCGCGATGAACCTGCGCTACGAGAACCGCGTGCTGGTGCAGGCCGCGACGCGTGGCGATGGCGAGGTCGGCGAGGATGTCACGCACAACATCCGCACCATCCGCCAGATTCCACTGACATTGCCCGAGGGCAGGGGCGTCCCTCCGATCCTGGAGGTACGCGGCGAGGTCTACATGCGACGCGCCGATCTGGAAAAGCTCAATGAACGCCAGGCGGCGGCCGGCGGCAAGCTGTTCGCGAACCCGCGCAATGCGGCGGCCGGCGCGGTGCGCCAGCTTGATTCGAACATCGCGGCCCAGCGGCCGCTGTCGTTCTTCGCCTATGGCCTGGGCGAGATCAGCCCGGCTTCCGAGGGCGGCCCCGATTTCAAGACCCACTACGACATGCTCCGGACCCTGAAGGACTGGGGATTCCCGGTGGCGCCCCAGGTCTGCGTGGCGAGCGGTGCCGATGCGCTGGTTGCCTTTCATCGCCGGATGGGCGAGGAGCGTGCGACGCTTCCCTACGAGATCGATGGCGTGGTCTACAAGGTCAACAGTCTTGCACTGCAGCGCCAGCTGGGCTTCAAGTCGCGCGAGCCGCGCTGGGCCGTGGCGCACAAGTACCCGGCGCAGGAAATGCCTACGCACCTGGACGGCATCGACGTGCAGGTGGGGCGCACGGGCAAGCTCACGCCCGTGGCGCGGCTGGCACCGGTGCAGGTTGGCGGGGTGGTGGTGACGAATGCCACGCTGCACAACATCTTCGAGATCCGCAAGAAGGGCGTGAGGGTCGGCGACACCGTGATCGTGCGCCGGGCGGGCGACGTGATTCCGGAAGTCGTCGGGCGCATTCCGGGCGAGCGGGCGCACTATGTTCCCAACTTCCGCATGCCGGCGCAGTGCCCGATATGCGGCAGCGCGGTGGTGCGTGAGCAAGGGGAGGCCAATCATCGCTGCACGGGCGGCCTGTTCTGCGCCGCGCAGCGCAAGGAGGCCATCCTGCACTTTGCCGCGCGCCGCGCGATGGACATCGAGGGCCTGGGCGACAAGCTGGTCGACCAGCTGGTGGAAGGACAGGTGGTGCGTGTGCTGCCGGATCTCTACCGGCTGGGACTGGTCGCGCTGGCCTCGCTCGACCGCATGGCGGAGAAGTCCGCGCAGAACGTGCTCGATGGTCTTGAGAAATCCAAGCGAACCACGCTGCCGCGTTTCCTGTTCGGCCTGGGCATCCGCCATGTGGGCGAGGCCACGGCCAAGGACCTCGCAAAACACTTCGGCAAGCTGGACGCCATCATGGATGCAAGCGTCGAGGCGCTGCTGCAGGTCAATGATGTGGGGCCGGTCGTGGCGGAGTCGATCCACACCTTTTTCGCACAGCCGCACAACCGCGAGGTGGTCGAGCAACTACGTGCCTGCGGCGTGAGCTGGGAAGAGGGCGAGCCACGGCAGGCCGCATCCCTGCCTCTGGCCGGCATGACCGTGGTGCTCACCGGCACGCTGCCCACCATGGGCCGGGACCAGGCCAAGGACCTGCTCGAGGCCGCGGGCGCCAAGGTGTCGGGCTCGGTGAGCAAGAAGACCAGCTACGTGGTCGCGGGCGCGGAAGCGGGAAGCAAGCTCGAGAAGGCGCAGGAGCTTGGCGTGCCGGTGCTCGACGAGGCCGGCATGCTGGAACTGCTGAGCCGCCCTGCATCGCAGCCGTGA
- a CDS encoding bifunctional diguanylate cyclase/phosphodiesterase, which translates to MFQPSSSRFLLRFWVPGLIVAVLGLLGSYALWRQQQNSAESVAQMRFEQKSNLFAQSMQRRLQSYMDVLSGLQGLLKLNPQLQRRDFERLASSMELENRHPGAIGVSFTRYVPGTDKDSFLSRTRAEPSTDGRSSKDFQIHPDESRNEYFVLEYVWPRRGNEPIEGLEIHSQPSNLAALLRARDSRSMVVSAPFELRQVSEHRMGVVMRLPVFTGEGTEAKDVRFLGTVDIAIRLSALVDAVRGEGHWDNLVLNMTDMGELGADGGLVAPRTPGTLFDEPDLDSSDIRMHKDVIFGGRLWRLNFEHATPLLSPIEKGLPALVAAAGVLVTSLLTALVMMMGLRRAQAVDNAALAASALEVSEERFRTLFSQAAVGVVQIDSRTGEIARANKKFSEMLGYTEAELENMCLQDCAHPDDAAASMQELRRMAAGEIAEMRMEMRYLHRDGHVVWVDLTAAPITLSSGETHHNVAVILDITQRKNMEEALRTNEEGLRSILNRLPIGIALIKDGAFDFSNERYAQICGYDTQEISSLDAWWATLVVDPQERELYRTRWVDACNEARESGGYIRAQECTITRKGGHLRSLEMAGVVLGENYLVTLVDISQRKAVEERARYLAYYDPLTQLPNRRLLLDRLQQALAMSARHQSYGAVLMLDLDNFKSLNETQGHDMGDRLLGVVAQRLRSCVHVDDTVARHGGDEFVVVLRSMGESEQAAAAGAEEVAQKILNVMREPFELNGELHHTTLSIGITLFHGQRESADELLKRGDLAMYRAKAEGRNALRFFDPEMQAVVEARVALEADMRAGIAQGQFELAYQPQMALGSIVGAEVLMRWLHPEKGPISPVQFIPLAEESGLIHRLGEWVLRTACERLAAWAADPVLSELTLSVNVSAQQFHQAGFVPQVLAALASTGADARRLRLELTESLLLEDIDDTVKKMVRLKSYGVGFSLDDFGTGYSSLSYLKRLPLDELKIDQGFVRDVLTDPNDAAIARTIVALGTSLGLQVTAEGVETEAQRQFLERNHCYAWQGYLLSPPLPLKEFEALVMGRASADLMV; encoded by the coding sequence ATGTTCCAGCCTTCATCATCGCGCTTTCTGCTACGGTTCTGGGTACCGGGCCTGATCGTTGCCGTGCTGGGATTGCTGGGCAGCTATGCACTGTGGCGGCAGCAGCAGAACTCGGCCGAGTCGGTGGCGCAGATGCGCTTCGAGCAGAAGTCGAACCTGTTCGCGCAGTCGATGCAGCGGCGGCTTCAGTCCTACATGGACGTGCTGAGCGGCCTGCAGGGCCTGCTCAAGCTCAATCCCCAGTTGCAGCGGCGCGATTTCGAGCGTCTTGCCAGCAGCATGGAACTGGAGAATCGCCATCCTGGAGCGATCGGCGTGTCCTTCACACGATATGTGCCCGGTACCGACAAGGACAGTTTTCTGTCGCGGACCCGGGCTGAGCCCTCGACCGACGGGCGCTCCAGCAAGGATTTCCAGATTCACCCGGATGAGAGCCGCAACGAGTATTTCGTCCTGGAATATGTGTGGCCCCGGCGCGGGAACGAGCCCATCGAAGGGCTCGAGATCCACTCTCAGCCCTCCAACCTGGCCGCGTTGCTCCGGGCTCGCGACAGTCGCTCGATGGTGGTTTCCGCGCCGTTCGAGCTGCGACAGGTTTCCGAGCACCGCATGGGGGTCGTCATGCGCCTGCCGGTGTTCACCGGGGAAGGGACGGAGGCGAAGGATGTGCGCTTCCTGGGCACCGTCGATATTGCCATCCGTCTGTCCGCTCTTGTGGATGCCGTGCGCGGCGAGGGCCACTGGGACAACCTCGTGCTGAACATGACCGATATGGGCGAGCTGGGCGCTGACGGCGGACTGGTGGCGCCCAGGACACCAGGGACGCTGTTCGATGAGCCGGATCTGGACAGCAGCGACATCCGCATGCACAAGGACGTGATCTTCGGGGGCAGGCTGTGGCGGTTGAATTTCGAGCATGCGACGCCGCTGTTGTCGCCGATCGAGAAGGGTTTGCCCGCCCTGGTGGCCGCGGCCGGGGTGCTTGTCACCTCGCTGCTCACTGCGCTGGTCATGATGATGGGCCTGCGTCGCGCGCAGGCCGTGGACAATGCCGCGCTTGCAGCCTCCGCCCTTGAAGTGAGCGAGGAGCGGTTTCGCACGCTGTTCAGCCAGGCGGCGGTGGGCGTGGTGCAGATCGACAGCCGCACTGGTGAGATTGCACGCGCCAACAAGAAATTCAGCGAGATGCTGGGCTACACCGAGGCCGAGCTGGAAAACATGTGTCTGCAGGACTGCGCGCATCCTGACGATGCGGCAGCGAGCATGCAGGAGTTGCGGCGGATGGCCGCGGGCGAGATCGCCGAGATGCGCATGGAAATGCGTTACCTGCACAGGGACGGCCACGTGGTCTGGGTCGATCTGACGGCAGCGCCCATCACCCTGTCGTCAGGGGAAACCCACCACAATGTGGCGGTCATCCTGGATATCACGCAGCGCAAGAACATGGAGGAAGCGCTGCGCACGAACGAGGAGGGCCTGCGCAGCATCCTCAACCGCCTGCCGATCGGCATTGCCTTGATCAAGGACGGTGCCTTCGATTTCAGCAACGAACGCTACGCCCAGATCTGCGGCTATGACACGCAGGAGATCAGCAGCCTCGACGCATGGTGGGCCACCCTGGTCGTCGACCCGCAAGAGCGCGAGCTGTACCGCACACGCTGGGTCGACGCGTGCAACGAGGCCCGCGAGAGCGGCGGCTACATCCGAGCGCAGGAATGCACCATCACCCGCAAGGGCGGGCACCTGCGTTCGCTCGAGATGGCTGGCGTGGTGCTGGGCGAGAACTACCTGGTCACGCTGGTGGATATCAGCCAGCGCAAGGCCGTGGAGGAGCGCGCGCGCTACCTGGCCTACTACGACCCGCTCACCCAGCTGCCGAATCGCCGCCTGTTGCTCGACCGGCTGCAGCAGGCGCTGGCCATGAGCGCGCGTCACCAGAGCTACGGCGCGGTGCTGATGCTCGACCTGGACAACTTCAAGAGCCTCAACGAGACCCAGGGTCACGACATGGGCGACCGCCTGCTGGGCGTGGTGGCGCAGCGGCTGCGCAGTTGCGTGCATGTCGACGATACGGTGGCACGGCACGGCGGCGACGAGTTCGTCGTGGTGCTGCGGTCCATGGGCGAGAGCGAGCAGGCGGCGGCCGCGGGGGCCGAAGAGGTCGCCCAGAAGATCCTGAACGTGATGCGCGAACCCTTCGAGCTCAATGGCGAACTTCATCACACCACGCTCAGCATCGGCATCACGCTGTTCCACGGCCAGCGCGAGTCGGCGGACGAACTGCTCAAGCGTGGCGACCTGGCCATGTACCGGGCCAAGGCGGAAGGCCGCAACGCCCTGCGGTTCTTCGACCCCGAGATGCAGGCCGTGGTCGAGGCCCGTGTGGCGCTGGAGGCCGACATGCGCGCCGGCATCGCCCAGGGCCAGTTCGAACTGGCCTATCAGCCGCAGATGGCGCTGGGCAGCATCGTCGGGGCGGAAGTGCTGATGCGCTGGCTGCATCCGGAAAAAGGGCCGATCTCGCCTGTGCAGTTCATTCCGCTGGCGGAGGAAAGCGGGCTCATCCATCGCCTGGGCGAATGGGTGCTGCGCACCGCATGCGAGCGGCTGGCCGCATGGGCGGCGGATCCTGTGCTCAGCGAACTGACGCTGTCGGTGAACGTGAGCGCCCAGCAGTTCCACCAGGCGGGCTTCGTGCCCCAGGTGCTTGCCGCGCTGGCGAGCACGGGGGCGGATGCGCGCCGTCTGCGGCTTGAGCTCACGGAGAGCCTGCTGCTGGAGGACATCGACGACACGGTCAAGAAGATGGTAAGGCTCAAGAGCTACGGCGTGGGTTTCTCGCTCGACGACTTCGGCACGGGCTACTCTTCGCTGTCCTACCTGAAGCGCCTGCCGCTTGACGAGCTCAAGATCGACCAGGGCTTTGTTCGTGATGTGCTGACGGACCCGAACGACGCGGCCATCGCCCGCACCATCGTGGCGCTGGGCACCAGCCTGGGCCTGCAGGTGACCGCCGAGGGGGTGGAGACCGAGGCGCAGCGGCAATTCCTCGAGCGCAATCATTGCTATGCATGGCAGGGCTACCTGCTGAGCCCGCCGCTGCCGCTCAAGGAGTTCGAGGCGCTCGTCATGGGGCGTGCCTCTGCCGATCTGATGGTCTAA